The Amblyomma americanum isolate KBUSLIRL-KWMA chromosome 6, ASM5285725v1, whole genome shotgun sequence genome has a window encoding:
- the LOC144095053 gene encoding uncharacterized protein LOC144095053, translated as MSCAFQDLVLLLQENVASVVLVFKVLPRHFDEPRKAQFEDRRRRQLNRRLSATLKRLSGVHILNPEHRFLDASGKPMLSLFAADRYHVARDRGIDQMSKIIVAALVKIYGPGIASASRARPGEVYVVHRCRRCGAKGHKTDHCWAYCSPRRHAAAGRG; from the exons atgtcttgcgcattccaggacctcgttttgctgctgcaggagaacgtggccagtgtcgtgctggtcttcaaagtcttgccacgccatttcgatgagccacgtaaggcgcaatttgaggaccgccggcgtcgccagctgaaccgccgtctgtcagccacgctgaagcgcttgtcgggcgtgcacattctcaaccccgag catcgtttcctggatgcttctggcaagccgatgctgtccttgtttgccgcagaccgatatcacgtggcgagagaccggggcatcgaccagatgtcaaagattatcgtcgcggccctcgtcaagatctacggaccagggatagcgtcggcttcaagggcaagaccaggagaggtgtacgtcgtgcaccggtgtcgtcggtgcggagccaaagggcacaagacggaccactgctgggcctactgctcaccgcgccgccacgccgctgcaggtcgcggttga